AAAGGTACAGTGCTTTGCGAATCAATTCTGCCCGAAGGCATGATTGTCCAATAAGAGATTAGTATACCCGGAATCCCCACGGTGAAATAATTGATGAGGGTAATATTGAGTGGGGTAAGCGGAAATGCATATCCAAACAGACTTACAAAAATAAATAAAAAGAAACCAACAAAAGTTAAGTTAAGAAAAATACTGGAGAATATCTCTACATTTCTAATAATGCTGTCGGCTAGTGTCACTCCACCCGGCATTGCAGTAAAACTATTATTTGTAAGTACAATGGCCGCGAGTTGCCTTGTGGCTGGCGCCCCATCAAACATCGCTATGCCAAGATCCGCCTTTTTGATAGCAAGGGCGTCGTTGGCCCCGTCCCCCACCATTGCTGTAAAACCGTCTTTCTTAAATGCTTCAACTATTTTTTCTTTTTGTTCAGGAATAATTCTAGCAAAGATAGTATAAGAGCCAACTTTTTCTTCAAACTCGCTTCTACTCCATTCTTCCATCTCTTTACCGGTAATAATATTGTCAGGATTTTTTACTCCTGCCAAAGCAGCCACCGCACACACCGTTTCTGGATTATCTCCAGAAATAATCCTTATGTGCACACCCCTTTCCTGAAAAAAATTAATAGTGTGCTTAATACCTCCTCTAAGATTATTATAAAAAACATAAACCGCCACAATTGAGAACTCGACCTTAGACAAATCATGGGGTATATTCACACCTTTGACCTTCATAACACACCAGACGTGTTTACCATCGTGGGCTTCTTTATCAAGAAAATCTTGAAGCCATTTTTTTTCTACAATATTTGATATGTGTGGTAGAAAAACATCCGGTGCGCCACCAAAGACAATTAAATCTTCACTCTCTTTTTTTATAGAAACAGCACCATATCTTCGCCAAGAAGAAAACGACAAGGAATCGACAACGTCGCCTCTATATTTAATTCCTATAAACTTTTTAACTGCATTTAAGGTTTGAGAAGAGTCGCCTGTCCCCTGAATATATGCCATGGTTAGATCTTGCGCAGATTCTATACTAACTTCAGGCGGTACGTATATGTCTTCAACTACTAATGTATTTTCGGTCAATGTACCTGTCTTATCCATACAGAGATTTTTTATACGACCGAGTTTCTCTGTAGCATTTACCTCTTGTAATAAGACATGTCTTCGGAAAAGACGTGCTGCTCCATACGCAAAAAAAAGAGTAGTAGCGAAAAATAATCCCACGGGCATAAGTGCACTGGTAAGAGCCCCGATATTTTTTATAATTCTAATTGCCGGCTCGTGTATTAGAAAGCCTCGAATAATCACAAAACCAAGAACAACGGCGAGAATGTATCCACAATATTTAATAAACAAATTGATGGAACTTTGAATAGGGCTTAGTCTTATAGAATATTTTTTTATGCCTTCTGTCATCCTAGTAATACGGCTTTCGTGAAATGCTGATTCGATCCTGATCACACCGGATCCGGCAGTAACTACACTACCTGCCAATAGATAATCGCTGACAGTCTTGGAAATAGAATCGGATTCTCCGGTTATAAGCCCCTCATTTATTTCAAAACTATGCGCTTTTATAAGGACACTATCACAGGGGACTTGATCGCCTATTTTTAATTTGATTAAATCACTCTTTTTAATATGATCTGCCAAGATAGATTCTTCGGTTTGATCTTTATTTATACGAATAACATGTGGAGCGGTCAAAAGCTGAAGTCTTTCAAGCTGAACCCAAGCATTGATGTCTTGTATAAGTCCAAAGAAGATATTGAGCAAAGTAATACATCCTAGAAATAGAGCGGATCGTGTGTCGCCGAAAATAGAGAGGAGGATAACAACTACAAAGATAATGCCGTTAGTAAATAAAAAGACATTGCGAGATATGATGTATAATAGCTCGTGCGTCTTTAATCTATATTTTTCTAAAATCTGACGCATATTGATTATCGAGTGACTTTATAGACGGCTTTCTTCTGCAAAAAATGAGGTAGGTTTGCTACGATTGTCCATTGAAAGAATATTTTCCACCAACCGACTTGCTCAAAACGCCTAATAGAAGTATGAACGTCGGAGGTTTTAAAAAAGAAAAATTTCCCAAATCGTCGAGCCTCTTTAATGATCTTTAAATCCTCTCCCATCTCTAAAGATTCATCGTATTTTATATTGCCAAGGAGAGAGCTTTTTATAATCTGTATAGAATAAGAGACTTTAAATAATTTGTGGCAAATGTCCCAAAAGACAAACCATCTTTTTGCCGTCTTCGTTTCTGGGAGCGGTTCAAGAGATGTTGTCCCGACAACAAAGTTTTTGTCTTGATGTCTCTGCAAGGAAATATTTAAATCTCTTAAAAATCCACTCTTCAAAAGAGTGTCAGCATCAAGGAAAATAGTCCAATCACTATCTCGCCTGATTTTTCTTATACCAAAATTCCTCGCGGAAGAGACCCCTTTAATAGGAGAAGAAAAAACCTCAATATTTTGTCCTTTGTTTTTCCCAGCAACTTCGTAAGTTTTATCATTGGAACCGTTCTCTATTACAAAGACTTCAAATCTTTCTGCTGGATAATCAAGGTCTCTTATGTTTGTAAGTGTTTCTGTAATATATTTTTCTTCATTGTGCGCGGGAATAATAATTGAAAAAAATAGTTGCTTTTGTTCCATATGAATTAAGTATTTATCCTTGTATTTTATCATATTTGAATAAACCCGTCTTTCTTGCTGGCCACGCAAAGAAAATAGCCCTTTTGGGGCTTTTTTGCGCGGCCTAGTGGACGACATCAGAACTGGATTTGAGAGGAGAAATGATGTTACCGTGTATATTCCAGCACTTTACCCCACGGTGTGATTCACTATATATTTAAAATTTAAGGAAAAAATACTTTTATTATTTTAATCTTTCAACTCGGAAACCTTTTTCTGGAGAATATTAAATATCAATTCCAAGTAGATTTAATGTCTCCTTTACTGAATAAAACTGCGCCTCAGACATTGCCACTCTGCCTTTTTGACCTGTTAGAAAACTTTTGACCGCCTTTCCTATTTCAGGGTCTAATTCATCTATTTTTTGTACTAGTTCTCTGGCTTGATTATCGGAAACTGATCCAAACTCTGACATATAAAAGCCTTTAGATATTTTTTTACCCAAAAGATCATCCCCTCGATAATATTTATCAGCTACTTCGGATAACGCTTTTATTGCCTCTGGTGTTGGTTCTGTTAAGAAATAGACTGTGACTGCATCATGTCGAGACATTGCCTCGGTTTCAACTCCCGGTTCCCCAAATTTATAATTTGCATCTATAATTCCTCTTTTTATCAAAGAATCTAAATCTCGGACAGCATCTTCTGTAACTGTAATATTTAAACTACCCCTAGTGACTGTTTTTCTTTCTTTTGACGTAAAATTTCCTCTAAATACCCAATTACCCTCTTCTTTACGTGGAAGAGAATCATCTGCTGTCGCCAAATTCCAAGCCTTTTCATAATTTGGATCGAAAGTATATTCAGCTTTTCTTTTTTGAGAGTATGATTCTTTAAGAACATACTCTGTAATTTTTTCCCTCGAACCGCTTCGCCTCATTTCCTGAAAAAGTTTTTGTAATCCTAAATATGTTGCTACTCTATCTTTATCTCCCTTAAGTTTTTCTAATGCTTTTTGTGAAAACTCATCAAACTTTTCTAACAGTTTTTCCTCACCATTTTTTTTAGCACTTATCTGTTCTGGTAAAGTATCTAAACCAAGTTCTTGCCTAACTCTATTTAAATCCCCCTGTCTCTTATTTTCACTTTCTTCAGCTTTTATTCTTTCCTGCTCATCATTTTCCTCTCTGACCGAAGGACTTTCTTCACCATCGGCAACAACTTCTACGGTTTCTTTCTTTTCTGGATGCATTTTATTCCAAGCCGCCTCCATTTCAGCTTTATAATCCGCCACTGATTGACCTACACGAATTGCCCAACTATCCTTAAAAAGCTCTTTTTCTATTTCTAACTTTTCTTGCTCGGTAACCTGTGGCGGTTTTTCTGCATTCATAATTATATTATAACAAACTCCTCTATACTTAAAAGCCTATCGAAGTAGAACCAAAAAATCCATATGGTTAATGGATTAAATGGTAAAACTTTCAACTGCGCGGCCGACCGGAATCTTTCCCTCGACTAAAAGCTCGTCGCCACTCGCTTTTGTCTGGGCACCGGCTCACTATTTTTTCTGCTGAAAAAATATAGCTCCGCCGTTCAAGTCCTTAAAATGCTGTGCATTTTATCGGCCGTCGAAAAAACCCCTTTCGGGGCTTTTTTGCGCGGCCGACCGGACTTGAACCGGCGACCTCTCGCGTGCACTAATTCCAATATTTTCATATCGGCGTGGACTATATCTTCGCCGTTGCTTATCTTACGATAAGTTTAGGTGCTCCGGTATCTAGTCTCTACGGCGCCCCCCCACTTATTCATAAGTGGGGGGTTCCCACGGTATTCGCATATCTCTAAATGAGATTTAGCCTCCACCGTTATCCCAGAGAGTTTCAATCTATCTTTCGATAGAAAGCTGCACGTACGTCTACAGGCGAGCGCTCTAACCAGCTGAGCTACGACCGCGTATTTATGAATTTCTCGAAAACGACAGTCTTTCTTCTCAAGAATAAACCATCTTTTTTAAGATCTATACCATTATACATAAAATAAAATAATTTCAAAGTGTCTTTAGTGCTAAAGGAAAGGCGACAATAATTCTCCTTGTTTTTTATAATCGATCCCCCAGAAAGACCAGCTTCATTTAATTTACTTTTTAAATTTAATAAAAACTCGACGGAACATGAGGTAAAGGAAGAAAAAATAACCAGATCAGGCTTGGGACGTTCTTTATGTAAAAAACCCATCCAAACATTGCCATCACCATCAAAATAACCCCTAACAAAATGTGAAAAATATTTTTGGGGAACATTTGGTATGGATAGACTTTTGGTTTTATTTTCTCTATAGCCCAAACCTCTTAAATCTTCACACATTTCTAAACTTCCTATTTGCAATCTATATAAATTTTTATTATTTCCTTTCCCAACTCTCTCCCCTATTTTATGTTCAGCCGAAATACAATCTCTAATCTTATAGATTAAATCTTTGTCGGTGATTTGTATCGACCAAAAATTAGCACCTCTCTTATTGAGAGTTATGTAGCCATCTGCTGCGAAGAACCCTAATACGTAGGACATATCTTTTGTCCACTTCTTGAAAAAGTCTTTATTTACTCTTTTATAAATCGGCACTTATATATTATATCATGTGACAGGAATATATACTAACCTATAGATAAAAAATATTGGGTGTGTCGATTAAAATTTAATTTGTGTCGATGGATGGAATCGAACCATCGTTTGAGGCTTATGAGTCCCCCGTTCTACCATTGAACTACACCGACATTCTTCTAGTGCAGAGACAATATAACATTTTTTTCAGGAAAGACAAATGTGTCTATTCTCCAAAATAGTTTTTAAGCTGCTTATTTAAATACTTCCTACCAGAACCGCCTTTTAGAAATTTCTCTCTACCGATGGCATCTGTCTGACATAAATATGACTCATAATATATTAACTTCCAGTGGCCTCCCAATTTTGTTAACCTGGATCCTTTACCAGATAAATGATCTCTTATTCTTTGTCTTAAATTGGAAGAATATCTAATATATAGTTTTCCATCATCAATATTTTCTAGTACATAAACATAATACATTAATCTATTGTCGCGCAAAATAAAATTTTAATCAAATTTTATCGCCCGACTCACGAAAAATACGCTACGCTCTCTCGTGGTTTACCACGAGATAAATAAGAGCCGTGTTCCCGAGAACACGGCTCTTATTTATTTTTCGTGGTTGCGGGGGCACGATTTGCACGTGCGTCTCAAGGTTATGAGCCTTGCGAATTACTGCTACTCTACCCCGCTGTCTTGCATACTACAAGAAAATAGGCTAAAAATCAAGTATTTAAAATACTGATAGAAATATTAGATCATCTCAAACTCATCAAAAACCTTTTTATACAAGCCAACAACCCTTCTCGCCTCTCTCTCTGTTATAAGGAAATCTGATCCCTCGTGTGCTATCGCATTTCTTATTTTATGAGCTTCCCACGCTTCCTCTATGGTATCGAAATCACTTCTCTCTACTGCTTTAAGACGTTCTCCAATACTTTCCCCTGGTAATTGTAAAACTTCTAGAAGTTCAGAAAGCATTATGTCCGCCTCTAGAATTGCCAGTTTCCAATCTGCTTGATTAAGGGAATCAATATGTCTCTGAACAAGTTCCCATTTAGGATTGACTCTAATCTTTTCATCTCCTATAGTCTTCTCTTTTCCTTCTACTGGTAATATCTTACGTATAACTCTTTCTCTTATATCCCAGTATCTTCTGAAATATATTGTTACTAATATCGCAAGAGCAATAGAAACAAAAATTGAAAATACAATATATTGGGCGAGGAAATTTACTGCATAATATGGTAAATTGTGCCAAAAAGAAATAATTCCATCATGCCACCTAGCTGCGATACTGGTTGCACCATCTGCACCACCTACAAAAAACTCGTATATGACACGAAATATCCAAAACGGATCAAGTGAGTGAAATGCATCCAACTGATTAAACATGACAATATTATATCAAAAAATCTAGTAAAAACTATCTACTCCCCTAATAAATCCTTACCCGCAGAAAATAGTGTTTCCTCATCTCCGTGTTTTGCTATAAACTGCACACCAAGCGGGAGTTTCTTCCCATCCACTTCTTTAAATCCTGCCGGAAGAGAAATCGCCGGCACTCCAGCCAAGTTTATCGGCACAGTAAAAATATCTTCAAGATACATTTGGAGTGGATCATCTACTTTCTCACCGATTTTAAACGCAGGGCCGGGAGTCGTCGGTGTAGCGATAATATCCACTTTTTCAAAAGCTTTTTTATAATCTTCCCTTATCATATCTCGCACAATATTTGCCTTATTGTAATATGCGTCATAATATCCTGATGAAAGCACATATGTTCCAAGAATTATTCTCCTCTTCACCTCCCTGCCAAGCCCCGCTTGCCGAGAGAGAAAATAATCTTCTATGCCGTCTTTGCCAGAAACTCTTTTGCCAAAACGCATACCGTCAAAACGCGCCATATTTGAAGAGACTTCCGCCGGGACGATGACATAATAAACCGCAAGAGCATATTTTAGCATCGGTAATTCTATATCTACCACATTATGTCCGAGCTTTTTCATCTTTTCCAAAGATGCTTCAAAATTTTCAATGACGCTCTTGTCAATCCCCCCTTTGTCAAGGAAAGATCTCGGCACTCCGATAGTTAATTTTCCTTGCCCGAGCAAATTCTTATTTGCTTTAGGGTTGTCTGGAATCGTGGTGCTATCCATCTTATCCTGCCCTTTTATTACATTAAAAATGATTTCTACATCTTCCACTGTTTTTCCAAATGGACCAATCTGATCAAGTGAAGATCCCATAGCCATCACGCCATATCTTGAGACAGCTCCATATGTCGGCTTCAAACCCACAAGCCCACAAAAGCTCGCTGGCTGGCGAATAGAGCCACCAGTATCAGAACCAAGAGCCACAAGTGCCTCATCTCCCGCCACAGATGATGCAGAACCTCCCGAAGAGCCTCCCGGAACACGGCTTAAATCATAAGGATTTTTGGTCGGACCATAAGCAGAATTCTCTGTGGATCCTCCCATAGCGAATTCATCCATATTTGTCCTACCGATAAACACCACACCTTCTTTCTTTAGCCTTTCTATAACAGTAGCATCATAGGTCGCTGTATAATTCTCCAAAATCTTTGAAGCCGAAGATGCTTTCCTGCCCTTTATTAAAATATTATCTTTTATAGAAAATGGAATACCTGTGAGCATTGTCGCCTTGCCGGATTTTATTATTTTGTCCGACGCTTTTGCCTGCTCCAAGACATCATCATAGACTTCAAGATATGCATGTATATCGCCATCTTTTTTCTTTATCTCGTCAAGATATGATTTCGCCAAATCTACAGCTGTAAAGTCCCCCTTCGTGAGGGCTTCATGGGCTTTTTTTATTGTTAAATTTTTTAAATCCATTTTCTTTATAAACTTTATAGACTTTTGACTTTATAACTACAATATCTTCTTAACTTTCAAATAATTCCCTTGCGAAGCGGGCATCTCTTTTACAAGTACATCTGTATTTACACCGCTTTCTGTTGAATTTGAATCTTCTCGCATAACATTTCTAAGATCGCCGACTTTGGGACCACCCTCCACTTTTGAGGTCACTTCTTTAAGCTGTGCAACGTATCCCAAAATCGGATCCACTTCTTTCAAAAGTTTCTGTTTTTCTTCATTCGTAAGTTCTATCCTTGCCAATTTGGCTAATTTTTCAATATCCTTAATCTCTAACATATAGAAAATATAACATTTTTACGTATCAATAAGAAGTCATTGACAAAAAATATTATCGTGATAGCCTTGAGAAAGAATTGATATGAAAGGATGGTGATTAAGATGACAGGAAAAGAGGTTTTCTTTGTGAAAGGTGGGTTTATTTTCACTGGATTCCGCCTGCCCGACGAAATGGATGGGGGCAATATTAGAGTCGTGGTGTTGAGTGATGCGACAGTAAGGGCAACGAGCACTAACGGGGAGTTGGGAGTCAAAGGACATGTAAGGATCAGGCACTGTGAAATTGTGGCTCAAAACGAACCAAATCCAAAACCGACAAGCGTAAAGAATTAAACACCTCCGAACACACAGATCTGGCAGAGAATCACTCTGCCAGATTTTTCCTTATTAACTCCAGAAATTCAATTTCAGACAATACTTTCACCCCTAATTTCTCTGCCTTCTCAAGTTTTGATCCAGCACTTTCCCCTGCTACCACATAGGTAGTCTTTGAAGAAACGGATTCGGAAATATCGCCACCAAGGGCACGGATTTTTTCTTTTGCGAAGTCGCGGGACATTGTGGAGAGGGTGCCAGTCAAAACAAAAATCTCTCCTTTTAATTTTTTGTTTTGACTGCCCCGAGCCATGTCGAGGGGCTCTATCTTTATATTTTTGAGCAATCTGTCTGTAAGCTTGGCATTATCTTTATTTTGAAACCAATCAAAAACAGACTTCCCTACCACATCTCCCACGCCATTTATTTGTTGTAATTCCTCCACCTTCGCATTTCTTATCTTATCCAAATTTCCAAAATGATTTGCAAGGTCTATCGCCGTCTCCTCGCCTACTTGTGGTATTGAAAGTGAAACGATGAATCTCGCAAGTGAAACTTTTCTCGCACCTCCTATCGAAGCAAGCAGATTATCTACCGACTTTTCACCAAATCTGGGCAAGGCTAGCAAATCACCCTTTTTTAAAGTAAAAATATCGTCAAAATTGCTTATTAAATTATTTTCCAAAAGCGCGTCTATGATTTTCGGCCCGCAACCGTCCATATTGAAAGCTTTTTTTGAAACAAAATGATAAAATTTCCTTTTTTGTTGGGCAAAAGAATTTGTATTCACGCATCTCCAAGCAGATTGACCAGGGATTCTCTCTATCGCCCCATCACCTCCGCAAGCATCTAGTTTTTTCGGAAAAATATAGGGTTTCTCTTTTCCTGTTCGCAAATCTTTTAATACTTCCACAATATCAGGGATTACATCTCCGGCTTTTTGAAGTATCACTGTATCACCGATTCTCACATCAAGTCTTTTTATTTCATCTTCATTGTGAAGCGTCGCCCTTGAGACAGTAGAACCAGCCACAAGCACAGCTCGTAAATGCGCCACGGGGGTTATCACCCCTGTTCTGCCTACTTGCAAGACGATATCCTCCACGACGGTTGTAACCTGCTCTGCAGGGAATTTATAAGCAATGCCCCAGCGAGGAGATTTGCCGGTATAGCCAAGCGTTTCTTGTATTTTCCTTGAATTTACTTTTATAACAATTCCGTCCAGGCCATAATCAAGCCTGTCTTTTTCTTTTGACCATTTTTTATAAAACTTTTCCACCCCATCCAAAGAATCAAAGACTTGATGATATGGATTTGTCTTGAAGCCGAGATTTTCTATAAGTTTCAATTCACCATCTTGCGTTTCTGGGAACTCGCCACGAGATGGTACTCCATTTTTCGTGGTTTCTTCTGGATTGCCACGCTCTACTCGCAATGACAGAAGGGAAAGTTTGTCGATATCATAAATAAAAGAACTCAATCTCCTGCTAGCGGCGACTTTCGGATCAAGCTGGCGTATAGACCCTGCCGCAGCATTCCTAGTATTTGCAAAAAGTTGCTCCCCACTCTTTTTTCTCCCTTCATTTATCCTCCCAAGCTCTTTCTTTGAAAGCCAACACTCACCAACCACCGTAATATCTAAAGACTCCGGCAAGATAAGCGGTATACTCTTTATGGTTTTAAGATTTTGCGTCACATCTTCACCGATTTCCCCATCTCCCCTCGTAGCTCCTCTCGTCAAGGTTCCACCTTGATAAGTGAGTATGATTTTTAGGCCGTCTATTTTAAGTTCACAACAGTATTCCACTTTTTCACCTTTCAGACTCGGCTCTTTCGCTATCATCCTCCGCACTTTTTCATCCCATTTCTTGAGTTCGTTAAAATCAAAGCAGTCATCAAAAGACCACTGTCTCACTTCATGCTTCACTTTCTTAAATTCATCGAGTGGCTTGTCCCCCACCCTTTGTGTCGGGCTTGTGGGCGACTTTATTTCGAGGAATCTCTCCTCCAGATTCTCGATTTCTCGCATTAGAGAATCATACGCCTCATCCGTAATCTCTGGGCTGTCTTTGACATGATAAAGATAACGATGGCGATCCACCGTCTCTATCAATTTCTCATATCTCTCGATTATGTCTTTTGGGATATTATTCTTCGTCATTTTAGTATGTCTGCGAAATACCTCTTTCGAGACGTCTTCCTGAAGCACTAACATTGTGTCCGTAAGCGGTAATAGTCGTCTCTATATTGTGAGTAGCTGGATTATATGTTTTAGAGACAATAACATCAGCTTCTGGATCTAATTCTCCATCGTATTTAATAAATGGTTGTGTACTAGTGCTACTTGTATAAGTAATGTTTCCTGGACCGGAACGTGACTGCGACAAGTGCAGTCCGTCAACTAGAACACCATTACACATAATATTGCCGAGAGACGGTGATGTCTTTGTGCAATCATCTTTTGTATCTAAACATGCCGGAAAAGCGCCCTTTTTAACATCCCAATAAAGAGCACACTCTCTGGCGCTATCTGCTGCATAAAATGCAATTTGAGATTCTCTTGCTGCCGTGGAAATCGTAAGTTCTTTAAAAGATATACTAAAGATAGAAATACCGATAGTTAAGAGAAGACTCGCAGTAAGCACAGCAAAAAGCATAGCAAAACCAGTTTTATTATTTAATATTTTTCTCTCTTTTACTTCTCTCATTTTATAAATTTTCCCAATAATCATATATATAATTCTGCAAAACTACCGAATTGTACTCAACACCATTTGTAGATGGCCATCTCACAGTAACTGCGACCAAGGCTTCATTATTGTCTGGAGATAAGGTAATTTCTACGATCCTGCTAAATTTAGATACAATATTCGAAGTATAATCATAATATAATAAGTTACCATTTGAATCTCTGTTAATCTTTAAAAGCCCTGTTGGATTTTCTTTTGTAACCCCAATCGGAACAGGTTTGATCGTGTCTATCTTACAACCACCATCTTCCTTATAACATTGGCTTAGTACCCCGAGCCAATCTGTTTGAATAAGACCACCGGGATCGTCTGCAGAATTTTTATTTAATCCCACATAGTCTCTCACATTCTTTATGTATTCCAAAGCATCTTGGGCTAAAAATGTTGCTGTCATCTGATCCTTAGAATAAACTGCCGATGCAAGACCTCTTTGGGCAATTGCCATAGGACTCGTAACAGCGACCATGAGAATAGAGATAGCTACAAGTGCCTCTACTAGTGTGAATCCGTTTATTTTATTTTTACTATTCATTCGTATCATTTGAATATTTGTATTTAAAATTCTCTTGCTCTTTGCGAGACGGTCGTCTGCAAAGAGAAGGTTGCTTTTGTCGCTTCTTTTGTACCAGCAACACCCTCTATCGTTATCAAAACTCTCGGCTGAATTTTATCATTTCTCTCCGCCCCCAATACATAGAATTTCATACTTGTAATATCCAGAACAGGTGTTGGGGCTGTAAGACTTTGCCAGTTATTAATACAGTCTGAATCTGTAATCTGAGATATGTCTTCTGTCGTTGTAATAGAGCATCTCTGTATATTCCCCTCTCCACTACTGATCAGCTCCGGAGTTGTAGCGACATATTTGTAAAGCACAACCGTCCTACCATCACTAGATAGATATTTAATTTCTTCTTGTCCTGAATTGCATACATTGGAACTATTTGTCCAACCAGAGATGTCGTTACAATAATATCTCGTCCCAATTCTCATGTTTTTCGAAATACTTTCTATAGCCAGATTTACATTATTTATAACAGTCTTTATTGCCTGAGATTTTCTATTTGCGTCCACAATAGAAACAAGGGAGCCGACAGCGACCGTCATGACTATCATAAAGACGGCTATAGCGACAAGCATTTCTACCAAGGTAAACCCTGCACGTATTCTCATCTTGCATTTATTCTCAATCACTCTTAATTGTTTGTCTTTATTTAACATATATCTGCCCTGTATTTGTTACAACCACACTTCTCTTTGAATTTCCATCAGCTGAAGAGACTGTTATTTTAGCATAACCTAATGAAGTAAAAGTGTCCTCACCGACAAATATTTTGGCATCTGGTTCTGGTCTCTTAAATAAAATCCTAAGTGAGTCTATTTGCCCGCCTATAATTTGTTGGTCGCAGGCGGTTTCATTGGCACCGGTACAAAAAGAGACGATGTGATCACCCCTCTTTAAAGCATATCTATTTACACACTCTGAATCAGTAGTGGGACAAGACATATCTTTACTGTTATACAAGAAATCTCCCTTACTATTTTGTCCACCAATCGTATCCGAAAACATAAGATAGTGAGTTGAGTCTGAAGCACTAAAATATACACCGTAGGGATTAAAACTTCCTTGCCCGTTTAACAAGATATGTTCTTTAACATTGACACCATAGGCCTGTGCTTGGCGGATAGTTATAGCCATATCGTATGCTAGATTTGTCAAAAGGACGCTATTATCAAATTTATTTTGACTAAACATTACAATACCAGTCGTAACTGCAAAAATAGAAAGTGTAATCAATAGTTCTACAAGGGTAAAACCTTTATTTAGGAAGATTTTTCTTTTTTGTAAAAGACTTTTCATTTAAAAAATATTCAACAAATAACTAATCTGCAATACACCCCAACCAGTAAAAAATTCTATAAAAAGTCCGAGGATTATAAAAGGTGCAAACGGTACCTCACTCTTTATTGTAAGGCCTAAATGAGATAAATTCAACTTCTGCAAAAAAATGAGTAAAATGCTGACTATAGCCCCTATCCAGAAAGCAAGCATAATCGCCATAATCCCTGAAGAAAGTCCAAGAAGCCAGCCGACCCCAAGAGCAA
The genomic region above belongs to Candidatus Paceibacterota bacterium and contains:
- a CDS encoding HAD-IC family P-type ATPase, with the translated sequence MRQILEKYRLKTHELLYIISRNVFLFTNGIIFVVVILLSIFGDTRSALFLGCITLLNIFFGLIQDINAWVQLERLQLLTAPHVIRINKDQTEESILADHIKKSDLIKLKIGDQVPCDSVLIKAHSFEINEGLITGESDSISKTVSDYLLAGSVVTAGSGVIRIESAFHESRITRMTEGIKKYSIRLSPIQSSINLFIKYCGYILAVVLGFVIIRGFLIHEPAIRIIKNIGALTSALMPVGLFFATTLFFAYGAARLFRRHVLLQEVNATEKLGRIKNLCMDKTGTLTENTLVVEDIYVPPEVSIESAQDLTMAYIQGTGDSSQTLNAVKKFIGIKYRGDVVDSLSFSSWRRYGAVSIKKESEDLIVFGGAPDVFLPHISNIVEKKWLQDFLDKEAHDGKHVWCVMKVKGVNIPHDLSKVEFSIVAVYVFYNNLRGGIKHTINFFQERGVHIRIISGDNPETVCAVAALAGVKNPDNIITGKEMEEWSRSEFEEKVGSYTIFARIIPEQKEKIVEAFKKDGFTAMVGDGANDALAIKKADLGIAMFDGAPATRQLAAIVLTNNSFTAMPGGVTLADSIIRNVEIFSSIFLNLTFVGFFLFIFVSLFGYAFPLTPLNITLINYFTVGIPGILISYWTIMPSGRIDSQSTVPFLKNILPFAVSSSIIQTIFIAIIFIISPIYMKLAESNLLVIIAYIISGFTFFAFTPYVYRGIISKMQKLQILSLALIEVVLFLFVLKMPIIATFFDTTNLIPSFSVSNISIISVALCFLVYSQYRLAKYFVLKKEYGNK
- a CDS encoding glycosyltransferase family A protein; this translates as MIKYKDKYLIHMEQKQLFFSIIIPAHNEEKYITETLTNIRDLDYPAERFEVFVIENGSNDKTYEVAGKNKGQNIEVFSSPIKGVSSARNFGIRKIRRDSDWTIFLDADTLLKSGFLRDLNISLQRHQDKNFVVGTTSLEPLPETKTAKRWFVFWDICHKLFKVSYSIQIIKSSLLGNIKYDESLEMGEDLKIIKEARRFGKFFFFKTSDVHTSIRRFEQVGWWKIFFQWTIVANLPHFLQKKAVYKVTR
- a CDS encoding LAGLIDADG family homing endonuclease, whose product is MPIYKRVNKDFFKKWTKDMSYVLGFFAADGYITLNKRGANFWSIQITDKDLIYKIRDCISAEHKIGERVGKGNNKNLYRLQIGSLEMCEDLRGLGYRENKTKSLSIPNVPQKYFSHFVRGYFDGDGNVWMGFLHKERPKPDLVIFSSFTSCSVEFLLNLKSKLNEAGLSGGSIIKNKENYCRLSFSTKDTLKLFYFMYNGIDLKKDGLFLRRKTVVFEKFINTRS
- the gatA gene encoding Asp-tRNA(Asn)/Glu-tRNA(Gln) amidotransferase subunit GatA, with product MDLKNLTIKKAHEALTKGDFTAVDLAKSYLDEIKKKDGDIHAYLEVYDDVLEQAKASDKIIKSGKATMLTGIPFSIKDNILIKGRKASSASKILENYTATYDATVIERLKKEGVVFIGRTNMDEFAMGGSTENSAYGPTKNPYDLSRVPGGSSGGSASSVAGDEALVALGSDTGGSIRQPASFCGLVGLKPTYGAVSRYGVMAMGSSLDQIGPFGKTVEDVEIIFNVIKGQDKMDSTTIPDNPKANKNLLGQGKLTIGVPRSFLDKGGIDKSVIENFEASLEKMKKLGHNVVDIELPMLKYALAVYYVIVPAEVSSNMARFDGMRFGKRVSGKDGIEDYFLSRQAGLGREVKRRIILGTYVLSSGYYDAYYNKANIVRDMIREDYKKAFEKVDIIATPTTPGPAFKIGEKVDDPLQMYLEDIFTVPINLAGVPAISLPAGFKEVDGKKLPLGVQFIAKHGDEETLFSAGKDLLGE
- the gatC gene encoding Asp-tRNA(Asn)/Glu-tRNA(Gln) amidotransferase subunit GatC, with translation MLEIKDIEKLAKLARIELTNEEKQKLLKEVDPILGYVAQLKEVTSKVEGGPKVGDLRNVMREDSNSTESGVNTDVLVKEMPASQGNYLKVKKIL